A genomic region of Cotesia glomerata isolate CgM1 linkage group LG9, MPM_Cglom_v2.3, whole genome shotgun sequence contains the following coding sequences:
- the LOC123271503 gene encoding uncharacterized protein LOC123271503 gives MSEAATVTFSRHLWYLSEELVGLALFDDRVSLHAKRQTVTAIKTRESNASNSKKFIVKDYQLPYQFMDKDPELWAFDQDYLHCKSVFSDLKVVNDLAERGVALIQDYNNCLTRNEEQKQYLLQVVEEHRKKFPYVTKNKIVATYSKK, from the exons atgtctgaAGCAGCAACGGTGACATTTTCAAGACACTTATGGTACTTGTCAGAAGAGTTGGTCGGGTTAGCTTTGTTTGATGACAGAGTTTCCTTACATGCTAAGAGACAAACCGTAACTGCAATAAAAACGCGAGAAAGTAATGCTtcgaattcaaaaaaatttatcgtcaAAGAC TATCAATTACCGTATCAATTTATGGACAAGGATCCAGAGCTCTGGGcatttgatcaagattatcTACATTGCAAATCTGTGTTTTCAGACTTAAAAGTTGTCAACGATCTCGCTGAAAGAGGTGTTGCATTAATCCAGGACTACAACAACTGCTTAACGAGAAATGaagaacaaaaacaatatttattgcaaGTTGTCGAagaacacagaaaaaaatttccttacgttaccaaaaataaaattgtagctacttattcaaagaaataa